From Cellulophaga lytica DSM 7489, a single genomic window includes:
- a CDS encoding AraC family transcriptional regulator, with protein MNKEARILRELVPISEDDFFIVLNHHSAKFDFPVHFHPELELNLVLNSSGKRIIGDSIQEYVANDLVLVGSNTPHAWTGEDKNTNAHVVTVQFHEKFLSELALNRKLMLPIRDLIEKSKRGILFSKETIAVLKPKILRLSESQDFDSLLNFLSILYDLSIARNTKMLASHSYVDHYTIHKSRRIEKVNNYIKENLHQKIPLKDVASLVNMSESAFSHFFKKSTNSSFSDYVSDLRLGHAARLLIETERSINEICFDSGFNNISNFNRTFKRKMGYTPSYFRDQQKLITKH; from the coding sequence ATGAATAAAGAAGCGCGTATTTTAAGAGAATTAGTGCCTATTTCTGAAGATGATTTTTTCATTGTCCTTAATCATCATTCTGCTAAGTTTGATTTTCCTGTGCATTTTCATCCAGAATTAGAGCTTAATTTAGTGCTAAACTCGTCAGGCAAAAGAATTATTGGAGACTCTATACAAGAGTATGTAGCTAATGATTTGGTTTTGGTTGGCTCTAACACACCACATGCATGGACGGGTGAAGACAAAAACACAAATGCTCATGTGGTAACCGTACAGTTTCATGAAAAGTTTTTATCGGAATTAGCATTAAACAGAAAGTTAATGTTGCCTATAAGAGATTTAATAGAAAAATCTAAAAGAGGTATTTTATTTTCTAAAGAAACAATAGCAGTTTTAAAACCAAAAATATTACGTTTATCAGAATCTCAGGATTTTGATTCCTTGCTTAATTTTTTATCTATTTTGTATGATTTGTCTATTGCACGCAATACAAAAATGTTGGCATCTCACTCTTATGTAGACCATTATACAATACATAAAAGCAGAAGAATAGAAAAAGTGAACAATTATATTAAAGAAAATCTGCATCAAAAAATACCTTTAAAAGATGTGGCAAGTTTGGTAAATATGTCTGAGTCTGCATTTAGCCATTTTTTTAAAAAAAGTACAAATTCTTCATTCTCTGACTATGTTAGTGATTTGCGCTTGGGGCACGCAGCAAGGTTACTTATAGAGACAGAACGCTCTATAAACGAAATTTGTTTTGATAGTGGTTTTAATAATATATCTAACTTTAATAGAACCTTTAAACGTAAAATGGGGTATACTCCTAGTTATTTTAGAGATCAACAGAAGTTAATAACAAAGCATTAG
- a CDS encoding FecR family protein produces MIELVQKFIDNTISEEELITLKDWLVVPENKTLMEEYIKDDYNLNYSFLEPDTAASFVKIQQQINNNKPAKRIWPVVFKYAAVIILLVGFVYGIYMSGFLNIDNKLENQITLELPDGTIKPINVGKKVFFKINESNTQVKQEYTKLVYDQKEDENKKLVYNKLVVPYGERFQIQLSDGTIVFLNAGSSLRYPVAFNKPNNRKVYLQGEAYFDVAKNKKKPFFVETEKVNVTVLGTKFNVSTYANENNNSVVLQEGSVRVVSNNVVDNDSLTIMPGERVKLVNNKFIAEKVNVNKHIAWIDGSLLFINDEFKNIILELERHYNVKINNTNDALNNIRYTASFKKGETLESILELFTENTNFEFKIENKVVTLK; encoded by the coding sequence TTGATAGAACTAGTACAAAAATTTATAGATAACACAATTTCTGAAGAAGAACTAATTACACTTAAAGATTGGTTAGTTGTCCCAGAAAATAAGACTTTAATGGAAGAGTACATTAAAGACGACTATAATTTAAACTACTCTTTTCTTGAACCAGATACAGCTGCGTCATTTGTTAAAATTCAACAACAGATAAATAACAATAAGCCAGCAAAACGTATTTGGCCAGTTGTTTTTAAATATGCAGCGGTTATTATCTTATTAGTTGGTTTTGTATATGGAATATACATGTCAGGATTTTTAAACATAGATAATAAATTAGAAAACCAAATAACATTAGAACTCCCTGATGGAACCATAAAGCCTATAAATGTAGGTAAGAAAGTTTTTTTTAAGATTAATGAAAGTAATACGCAAGTAAAACAAGAGTATACCAAATTGGTATACGACCAGAAAGAAGATGAAAACAAAAAGCTTGTTTATAATAAGCTAGTGGTTCCCTATGGTGAGCGTTTTCAAATACAATTGTCAGACGGTACAATAGTATTTTTAAATGCCGGTAGTTCTTTAAGATATCCAGTAGCTTTTAATAAGCCAAATAACCGAAAAGTATATTTACAAGGGGAGGCTTATTTTGATGTAGCTAAAAATAAAAAAAAACCATTTTTTGTTGAAACAGAAAAAGTTAATGTGACTGTATTAGGGACAAAGTTTAATGTTTCTACTTATGCTAATGAAAATAATAATTCTGTTGTATTGCAAGAAGGTAGTGTTAGGGTTGTAAGTAATAATGTAGTAGATAATGATTCTCTAACAATAATGCCAGGAGAACGAGTTAAACTCGTTAATAATAAGTTTATAGCAGAAAAAGTAAATGTTAATAAGCATATAGCTTGGATAGACGGTAGCTTACTTTTTATAAATGATGAGTTTAAAAATATTATTCTAGAATTAGAAAGACACTATAATGTTAAGATTAATAATACTAATGATGCGCTAAATAATATTAGGTATACGGCTTCTTTTAAAAAAGGGGAAACTCTAGAGAGTATATTAGAATTATTTACAGAGAATACAAATTTTGAATTTAAAATAGAAAATAAAGTAGTAACTCTAAAATAA
- a CDS encoding RNA polymerase sigma factor, whose translation MNDISLANAIYNGDSNAFKIFFKRYHKPLLAYITTFTNDSKDAEDIVQQAFITLWEERKKLKKNVSSKSYLYKIAYNNYISQYRKKKKHNTFINEFKVLALQECLTEKDDDFRTKKLMSLVNSLPPRCQEILKLSKQENLKYKEIAEHLQISLKTVDAQLQIAYKKIREGFKN comes from the coding sequence ATGAATGATATATCGCTAGCAAATGCAATCTACAATGGTGATAGTAATGCTTTTAAAATATTTTTTAAGCGTTACCACAAACCCTTGTTAGCATATATTACAACTTTCACCAATGATAGTAAGGATGCGGAAGATATCGTGCAACAGGCTTTTATAACATTATGGGAAGAAAGAAAAAAACTTAAAAAAAACGTATCTTCTAAAAGTTATTTATACAAAATAGCCTATAATAATTATATAAGCCAATATAGAAAAAAGAAAAAACACAACACTTTTATAAATGAGTTTAAGGTATTAGCCTTACAAGAATGTTTAACCGAAAAGGATGATGACTTTAGAACAAAAAAACTTATGTCTCTTGTAAATTCATTACCCCCTAGATGTCAAGAGATTTTAAAGCTCAGCAAACAAGAGAATTTAAAATATAAAGAAATTGCAGAGCACTTGCAAATTTCTCTAAAAACGGTAGATGCTCAATTACAAATTGCTTATAAAAAAATAAGAGAGGGATTTAAAAACTAA